One Arachis hypogaea cultivar Tifrunner chromosome 2, arahy.Tifrunner.gnm2.J5K5, whole genome shotgun sequence genomic window, GTCGATGCAGAAAATAGCCCCCATTGGATCATCAGAATCCAGAGAAAGCAACAATTTACAGACCTCTAAAGCAGATCTATGGCAACCACGCCTGTCCAAATTTTTCATGTGAGTGAAAAGAGCTGTGAACATGGGCTTGTTCGTGTCATGACCAAACTTCAGTTGGCAATTACCCTGCAATGGAGTGAACATGGGATGCCATGCACATTCAAGGGCATATAGACACTTGGCAATAGCATCTGCAGACATCTGTTGCTCTCCCACTACCTTGAAATACTCTGCCATTGTTAGAAGCGAATCTAGATGATATGGATGGTACAACAATACACTAGCTAGAGCATTTAAGTCATTTATTGCTTTGGAAGCTTCAAATGCGCCTTGAGCTTGGGAGTAGGACGACGAGTGTACATATCTACATAATAGGAACAAACAATGAGGGGAAATTACCAGTAGTTAAATAAGGTTACGATAACCATAAACATCAAAATAGGATATGAGGATGCAAAGTACAATATTTATATTCAGTTCTTAACTCATTTGGGCTCTCACTGTGGAAACTGTTCAAGAATCACTAGTTAAATacataaaaagaatttgaatatcAGATACCATAAGTAAGTCTACCCCTTCAACACATCCAGATACACACAACCACACACAAGGCAAGTGGAGTAAAGAGAAAGCAAATTAGAACATGTTCtcaatcaattaaataaaattatcctTACTTAAAGTAGTTATATCCGTTCTTTGTTTCGAGAAATTCCATGGAGAAAGAACCATCCCACCGGGGCCAATGGCCTGCTGGAGTGACCAGAACAGTCTTTCTAAGATTGTAGTGTCCACGCCTAACTCCACGCATCTGCCTAGAACTGCTAGCTTGaatattactactactactactctcgAATGATTTCACAACCTTAGATCCAAATATTCTTTTCAGCTCATTTTCGGCATTCAAATACTTAGGATCCACCTGTAATACGGAGATCGCATTCTGTTTGACAGACTTATTTTGTTCCTTGGCATTCACTGCTTTAGCTCTGGTAGAGACATTCTGCTCACTCGAAGAGTTGACATCCAGTGACAAATTTTCCAAAATCAAGTCCAATTCCTTTTCGGATCCTCCTTTATTGGCAACAGAACtatccttgtttttcttcttcttctttttctttgattttgatgAGGTATCTTTCTTTGAAGATGACTCTTCTTTATTATCATATCTCACCACAGTTTCATTGGTGGATTTTAACTCATCTCCCTGTATTCGAAATAGCAAAATTATCAATCAAAACCTAAAGATTAGAAGCTAACAAGTGCAATTAACATACTCATTAGACCCTAGTCCCCTACATTCCTCTTCATAAGGAAGAATCCAAACATTACTTTAATTTCAAACACTCTGTGATTTAGTATCACATCTTCAATCAAAATCATATTGCACTTACACTATAACTTAAAACCAAGTCCTCCAATATATACATAATGTGTTTCTAACCAATTTCCAAGCACAAAAGACAAGCtagaattatatactttgtgcaTGAATTCAAAGAGCTTAAGAGGTTATTCCAATCTAAAAAGGGGATTAAAATATTCTCGAAATGAAAATGAAGAGGGAAATTAAAAACCTGGTCTTGTTCTTCGGCGGGGTCAGAATCTTGGTCATTGAGAAGGTCGAAAGGGTTAATTGAAGAACGATTCGCAGAATGATCATCGTTTTGTTCATCCTCTTCGTCTTCGTCGTCTTCTTGGGGTTTGAGGTGAATCTCTTCTTGTTGGGGAAGATGGAGTTGCTGATTCAGAACCTTCTTCACCAATCGATGCGACATCGTTTTTAACCCTTCAATCAGCTGAACCAACCAACCCCCTAACACTGCCCACAAAGAAAAAACGAAaatttcttcatcaaattcaatcacaataattataagaagaagaaagaagaagaacctcGGAGAAAagtacaagtttttttttttgtcaagaaagaaagaacatTTTTGTTcccgttttttgttttttttgggcTGGAATTTCTGGTTTTGATTACTGTATAAACGTTTGCTATTGGGCTATACATTGTTGGGCCTAAAGTCCACATTTGTATAAATGGGCCTTCAAAAAGGccacttttataaaaataaactgaaatcAACTTAGGTTGGTCAACCCAGTAATTCATTCGTCCGTTAAAGTATGAGGAATTCAAATCTCATCTTATATATATAGAATCTTGTTGGCCAATAAAAAACCCTTAAATTAAACTCTAATTTGCAAAGGATTATTCCttaacatttttaaataaaattcaaatatatgACGAATTAGTTATTGACTTATTATTacaaataaaaatctaaatacaAACATTTGcatctaaaaaaatttttccCACAACATCTCAAAACTAACAGGTTAAGAACTAATTTGTCGTAGATTAGAGTTTCATATGCAAAATATTCTTTGTAGACCGACCGATAGAGTCTCTCAGTGCACCCTAAGACCTATATAAAGGAATTTGGAACTAAGCTAACGAAGGCTAATCTAAACATGTGGAGGTCTAGCTTTTCTACCTTCAAAATAAAATGGAACTCTCACTCTAAACTTAGGCATATGGAATAGAGCCGATAGCACTGGTTGGTTCTATTAGTTCAAACATTTTAAATAACTCCTAATTTCATATAGTAAGCGTTGATAATCCAATCAACCGTTAAGGATATCCAAGAGCACAAATAAGATATATAAGAATTTACCACAAGTTAATAAATTGCTTTATAcataagatatgattcaaactccaatacttatttaaatgaacaagtaataaattaactatttgaTCAACCCAAATTCATTAAATATTTGACCTAATTTCATTGCTCTAAGTTAGGCCTTTTAATACTTGATAGGTTTActctaactttttaaaaattttctctcCCTAAATAAGTAAAAGATTAATCTCACAAGAGATACTTGAActttaatatcttatctttttcttttttattctcaaGTATCCAAGATAGTGTTTAAATTTTGGGTTTTTTAAGAATTAGGTTCAGTCATAACTCATAAGCACCTTACTTTGTACTATATCATATGAATATGATTCTTTTTGGATTTATCGTTTACTATTATTGTATGCCAAAAGAAAGTGTAATCTTGGGAAGCCTAACATTCCAAATCAACATGACAAACTTGACTACTAGAATTGAAATTCTTGATGAACTCCATAAATATTCTGATTTATCAATCTTATCAACTTTTTTCAATGTGGATTTACttaaaaaagttatatatataagtatatgaAACTCAAATACACTTTATGTTGACCGTCCTTTGTTCCACGTGAAAATTGAAAGTTTGAAGCATTCAATGAAGCCAATTCTGCCGTTATTCCATTTTTGTCCTCATATTTTTGTCGACACATtacttgtttttatttattagattaatAGGCACTAATTCGCTCGATAATCCACATGGTATATTAATTAATATGGTAACTTTTTTGTCGCATAACCAATAATTTTGAGTTCAAAtattgaaagaagaaaaaaagaccaAATAAGTTAAAAACTGAAACAAATCCTTAAATTCTCTTATTGATAAGTATATTATTATTTCatagtttattttaatttgtttatgtccctcttatttttcttttcttttttttcctctaaTTATTGAACTATATATGAAGTCAACAAAAGAAACCGTGGAATAGACAATTGTATATAGTTACATTTTTTTCAACCTGCCTTAATTAGGAATGTTGAGGAAATTGGTTTGCCATTTCTATAACACTATTGACAATTGACAATAACAAATacaatctaataaataaaaatgataaaaataaaaaagttttcaatttctgaacttttatttttatatattaaactaTCAGTAGTGAGTTTTTTAAAGATGACCTAAATTATGTGTTATATATTACTGTAGACTTTTACAAAACTTTAGTGACATTTtgtctttatataattaaaataatattcttttggctaaatacgattttggtctctaaagTATAGGTCGAAAATTTGTTTCGTCCCCAacttttttcatataaaattgtCCCTAatatttaacttagttttaaaattgtcttttttaccaaaattttaatttttattaccaaattacccttaacaaaaaatttatataaaaaaaacagaACGGATGAGAGGGGAGAAGAGGGGATCACCCGAGGAggggagggaagaagaagaaagggaaaagggGAACGGTGCCTGTGAGGCTTGGAACCATTGTCGCCGTCGGAAATCAGAATCAGAGGGAGAGAGAGCTTCTAAGGAAGAGAGGAGACACGAGCCTTGCCATCGTCGAAAAGCTCGTGAAGAGAGAGAAAACGCATGGCCAGGGAGAGGAAGAAGGGTACCTCGTCGCTGTCGCTGCCGCCAGTGCTTCTGGTCCTCGCCCTGCTCCTCGCCGCCGGTGCTTCTAAGGTTCTATTTCTGATTCCTTCTGCTTCTACTTCTAatttcttctacttctaattttattttttgcttcTAATTATGATTTTATTGTTCTTGTGCTTCTGATTCTGTTTTCATTGTTCTTGTGCTTCTCATTTGGATTCTGTTTCTTTGATCTTATTGTTAATGTGCTCCTGATTTCATTGTTCTTCTGTTTCTTTGATTTCTTTGTGTTTTGTTCTTCTGGTTTTTTTTGTATTCTGACTTCTTTGATCTTCTAGTGCTTTACTAGTAGAAAAAACAAGTTGCAATGTACAGTATCATATTTCTCTGAACTTTGTAtttctgattttattttttatgtttattacattGGTTTTGCttctgattttattgttgttgttattagtgTTGTGATGAAAAGAATAGAAATTGGGTattttgatgaagaagaagaaggaggatatTTTGGTTCGAATGacagttttaaaattaaattaaactttagaGATGATTTTGTGTGCAAAAAAAATTAGAGACAAAAAATTTTTAACCTATACCTCAAAAACCAAAATCGTACTCaaccttatttatttatattcagtgacattttgttttttgataatttaaaaaaaatatttcttttacatCTATCATTATAACATTATAAAATACTAAACCAATCAAATATTATCGTATTTTACACtgaaattattcatatataaaaattttagcctCAATTTTTCATCATTCCATTTAATCTAGTAGCTATCtggattgaaaattttaaattgttcatTGATCTATAAAAATTATAAGTGAATTAAGAAATTTTGCcccaaatatgaaataaaataaacttgATACATGACAATGCAATCTACTTTCGAGctcttatacataaatatatttcgTTTTCCTAAATTATCAACATTATTGAAAATCATATTGTTTAATTACAATCATATTGAAACTCATTTTTAGTTACCGTTTTAATGAAAATtacaattaattttcaaattcgtTTAAATTGGATCTATAATTATGTTTAGATGACAAAAACATCATATTATTATgtagttaattattaatttttttatactaatttttttaacttaaataagttaaacaaaaaataagaaaaaaaatcaggAACATCGGCAGTCCCGCTAGCTAAGTAGTTAATATAACAACTACTAAGTAATTCATTTCTTACtacttaaataatatataaatgtcTCTAAACATTAATcaaatttctaatatttatttaGATAGGTATAATTTGGAATTGATTctataaaatgaaaactaatagCAATAGCCAATAGGCATGGATTTGTAAggaataatcaaataaaaataaaagaaagcaataaagataTGATGCGTTATATATATTTAtggattattaatttattatgtgaagtGACTTGAGAATCACAATTAAACAAACGTAGCCGCTACGAAATCCATTCATGATTGTTTATTAGAGCACTTTTTATGTCTAATGAgtctcttttattttgtttttgttttttctttttttaattcattCAGCAAATTTAACAAGCTAATTACaatgattatatttattattgtctTTGTTAAGCAGgagataataattaattaattactaaactCTATGTCTAACTATTGAATAATTCTCCATAAAATGTTattctgatataatttttttaaaatgatcaaACTATTAAATAACTCTTCATTCATAAAatgttatttaaaattaaaacaataataattttttgtaaaatgaACAAAATAATCATCAACGGGGTAATTTATTATGTCATTTGGAAAACAAAATTGTATAATAATATATAGAATGATTTGAGTGAGTCAAAATTATTATAAGAGTAAAAACTTTCTTAGCAGCTGAACTTGGCTCCGGATTTTATTGGTTAAGTAGAAGAGTAAATGTGAaatcatttaaatattatttaataagcCTTAATATAATTTGATGATGACTTTTTGTTGTTGAATGGACTAAAGTTGcatgattattaatttttattttgggtaaaaaattattatcaaaatttaaatgattaagtaaattatttattattattgtaataaagataaagtatattttcTGCTCTTaaagtttgttaaaaattttaataataactctaaattttattgggtaaaatatattttttgttcttgaagtttgataaaaattttaaaaatactcataagttttattttgtttcaattttgtccctgaaattttcgatttgtattaaataaattcttgacggctaaatttttaaaaaatttaagatcagtctaacaataatgcataaaaattatgcttgatttgattgtattgaaggttgttcttatgaaattgttgttgaattaaaaaattaaaaaattaaaaatttggtcgctataaatatatttgatataaattaaaaagataaaattaaaataaaatttaagaatatttttaaaattttttacaaactttaaaaaatactttacctttatataataaatagtttaataattttcttaaataatattcaattaaataagtAGTAACAACATGTATGTTTTCACAcagtaaaaaatatttaattagagtttttgtcAGAGATTACTATATGAAATAGTTAAACAATAAGTTAAGATGTCGTGTCATGGTGTGGGACTATACTAATATATATTTTCATGTCATTGAGACTATATATATATCTAGATAGCtacaaattttggaaaaaaaaaacattataatATAATAAGTATACTAACTAAACATTTTCCTCAACAAGATTGTGATTCTTCGCATGATTATTTACCAATCATAGAATGAGATTACTACTATAATAACATATTGACACAACTAATCACAAGTCAAACTAtgattattgattttatatatataatatatatggatgaaaaggaattttaacttttatatattaataagatTATATGATAATGATTTATTCTAACCAAATTTCATAAACCAAATTTTGGTTTTGAAAAACAATGCGTGTGGACATCGACAACTAGTCAcagtttttatatatattataagaaGTAGCTGTCTCTTGTGAAGTCcctaattaattatatatgatcattaattaattaataattagacTTTATACATATAAAATGTGTTGGTAAAAAGTCAACATGGGTTTTATGTATTATAATCAGTTTCAAAccttatacataatatttttgtacCATATCATCATTATCATGATTAATTAATTTGACAATTTGCAAAATTATGCTTTGGATATTCCAATGTTTTTTGATAGTTTTTAATCATTTGAAAACGCGTATAATAATTAAGTACCTATTTTTATGAAAgggaagaaattaaaaaaaaaatgtttgcaACAGGTCTGTGCTTACTTTgatcctaaaaaaaattaaagcaaatttattgtttggtttatttgagaaagaaaagattattaaattattcttttatttatatgtttAAAATAAATAGGAGAATGCGATTTATAAGaattactatatatttttatttttttttgttaaatattatgtAGGAAAAAAAAGTAACAGTAATGTATGGTGCACTTAATTTAAATACCTTTTacaaatctaataaaaaaattatctttcacTTAATTTTAGTcttcaacaaaaaaattttgaaaaattaaatagtaACATAATAATTGATtaggaataaaaaattaaatttaaatatcataaaatattcaaattaggAAAAACTTGAATATAAGGAGTTTGGAGAGTTTTTAGTGATTAATAAAACTCGTGAATATATAAGGTTTTAACTCTTAACCTTTTAAaatctttcattattcttctccaaaatttttcaaaatcaaacacaTGAAcacatcttaaaaaaaatattatgttatttcaaattatatacaCTGAGCACAGAATCTATACCAAGTATACTACTTTTTTGTTTGATatatgttttaataattttttacattattatATGTATGCACGTAACCATTTTTTAAGAACAAGAGATAAGCTAAAAAATATACCCATTGTACTTTACTTTTTGCAAGGTTCTTTTCATCTTTTAATGAAGCACTATATATATCttcttattaatttaattatattgttaaGATTAAAGAGAAGAAACGAACTCAACAAGCATGTGTCAATCACTATTTTTCCCTATATGGTTGATATATTACTTTAAACAAGATAATTGcattagaacaaaaaaaaaaattgcaactagcattaaattaaactaattaaaagtcaaagtccaacatatatatgtATAATGTAACCAAGTTAATTGGATTGGTTTATTGGTTAGTTTACTAGTCCAATTAAGTAAGTGTTAGGGATTTAAATTTCGTCTTATACATGTAGCAACTTATTGACCAATAACAAACCTTTAAATAAAGAATCTCGTTAGAAAGTCAATAGAGTatctatacaatgtgtacaatgaactGTATATTTGgcccaatttaaattaaaattgaaaatgtaCCCACTTTTTACCCCAGTGTAACAAAACCCTTCAATTTCACTTTAATTCTAACATTCCAATccttatttcaaattttatccaATCTCTTCTTTGTGAACGATGGCACACCTCTCACTCTCTTCCTTGCAAGCTCTTATAACCATCCAACTACAGCGTCGCTGACTGACACCGCATCTCCCTCATCACCTTTCAGCCCTCGATATCAGGCATAAAAGATAACCATCTATTTTGTCTACGAAAATAACTATCCAATTCTATATGAAATTGACCATCCAGTTTATTATATCTATAAACatgaatattttttctaatacaaAATGCTTGTTAAGCTAATTTTCTAGTTGGAGTATTGAGATTTTGTTCATGAAACTTGATGAAGATTAACATGTAATTGCTCATTCATTTTCTGAACTTATTTGAATATATTGGTAGAATATCTTTTAATCATGACATACTTATCAGGTGGCAAAAATAACCATCTATTTTGTCTATGAAAGTAAACATCCGAATCCATATTAAACTGAAAGACAGTATATTTAACATGTGATTACTTAAATAACCATCCACgtatgaataaaaataatcatctactAACATAGTGAAATAAACATCTGGATTATTCGTCATTGATTACAACGTATAATACTTTTGGATAAATTTCTGCTTAATCACATATTCATAATACTAACGGCACAtgttttataattgaaaaaatttacACTTTGTGATAAATTTACATTATGGAATATGATATAATTAAGTAGAATTTAGCAATGTAATAGCATGTCTATTATAACTTAATCACTTATATCTAAGTGCAACAACTCTAAGCATACTTGAATTCAGTGAATGATAAACTAAATCCAACTTAACAATATGATCACGTTGTGTCTCATCAATTTTTAGCTCAGTCAATTTCATAACCTACAATtgaacacaaataaaaaaaagccAACCAAAGAAATTAAGTGATATATGGTACTATAATCCCACAAATACACAAGAATAACTATGATTAATAACCTAAAATAGAAACATCACTTATTATTGGAAACACGTTGTAAAATCACAAAAAGAAGATATACACACTTTGAGAGTGATGATGCATGTGATCATTTATGTTCAAAATCAACATGAATAAACCATTTCATTCAAATCACTCAATAAAACATGGTATGCACTTCTTAAAAATATACCAAACAATTGATAACATTTGAATTTTTAACCAAATTGgtgttttgataaaaaaaaatacaaacaagtACATAACAAAATTCAAGCTCAAACATCATTAGAAATCACATAAAACTAcacaattataaattataatgccTCATGAGAATATATTTTAAGTCAAATGCTGGCCATACATAAGAATTAAACAAAAAGATTTCATTTAGACATTTCATCGAGCATATGGTGTGCATCATGTGTAAACTGAGCATTCAGTTTAATGGAAGCAGCAATCAACCCATAAAATTAAGCCAATAAACACATTCAATCTAGCAACAGATATTAACTAGTCCTAAGTCTAATCTATATGCAGCAACCAGAATTAAaagcaatgaaataaataaaatagaaagaaccAGGGACAAGGAAAGGGATGAAACCTACGTTGATGAAGGAGAGAAAGAAGAATGGGGGCAGTGATGGTGTCGCAGAGGCACAGAACTTAGCCGCTGCTGGATTACACCGGGCTGTTGCTCGCCAGAGCTGGCAGACGTGAATAGGGGCGTGGGGCAGCGAACACGGCAGGGAGAAAtggggaaagaagaaagaaagagaagagagaggctGGGCGACGGTGGTCGCCCGTGGTGGTTGCAGACAGTTTGACGGGGTTGGTTGGCTGGGGGTGATCTGGGttaagaaaacgaagaagagagATAATGATTGTGTAGAGAAGAAGCGATGGTGCGGCAGCGTGACGGCATGTTGCTACCCTTCGCGTTCCCTTCTGCGTCAATGGCGGTGGGTGCGGCAGTCGGGTTGTTATGAGTAAGGCGGCACGACGTTGAGGATTTGACAGAGAGGGATTAAGGTGCGAGGGAGAGAAATTGGGTACTAAATAGGGAAAATAGATTCGGACGGCACGCGGTGATCGTGGACGCGCTGCACCGGCAAGATTCTCGAAAAAATGGAGAGAATGGAGGTAATGGCGTATTGAGAGAGGGGGTTCTTATTTTGATTCTATAACTGACGGTAATCctaatttgtttcaaattttaaattaaaaataatttaaaattaattaattacctataatatattttaactttCAATTTAACTCCATTGTATGCATTATACAATATTTCTATTAGCTCctcatattttttcttaaataaaattccGATTCGCAACAGATTAATCCTTAACCTGTCGGATTAAGAGATACCGTAAGAACAAAAAAATGTGTGATGTATACATAATAAGTTGAATAGCTTTAACATATGCATATATTCTTAATTATTAGGGTATTTTTTGTGTGTTGGGAGGTAACAAATGGGATAAGAAATTATACAGGTAAATTTATGATTTACCATAGTCCTTCTTAGCATTGTTTATTAACATATTTGTGATATAGTTACTTGAATATAATGTTGTATTGATAGTTTGAAACAATAATAaacaatttatttaaattttctttttggaaaaaataaaataaagaaaaaatgtgTGAATAAATTCAGtccaatttcatcaaatttttaaatattttattaaagaaaTTATAAGTAAAATAATGTTACTAATTAATAACGatttattgaataaaataatattaatagtaaCTGCGACACATTATGATAGAAGGTCTAAACTATGGATGAATTATAATTGTTTTCATAACAGCTGGCAAAAAATATTAGGAACAAACTGTTCTAGTTCGAACTTCAAAAAGTTCCAACTTCCAAGTCTAAAATGATCTAGTATATTTTATCATttgttttttttctaatatatatatatatatatatatatatatatatatatatatatatatatatataaacataaaaaagtTATGAGCAAAAtcctaaataaaatagaaaattgtTCGTAGAATTTGTTGCTAAATATTATGTTGaccaaagaaaatatattttttaaaactggagaaaaataagtaaaacaaaaaaaaagacacaaaCACGATAAACTAAGCTATttataatacataataaaaattaattattaaatcagtcatatataaatatattcacacatttttttaattaaataatcaacaattagaATAATCAAATATGTCATAGTAAAATAGTTAAAcatataataaactaataatcaaatttatttataataataatataatatacaatttttttgtGAGCTATCAAATACATATTTTAATATGTAGTAGcggattaataactaattttttgtgtACACGGTATATATGCTGAGGAATAATTAAGAGcgtttatatataaaatattaaattttactcaacttgattatttgagaacatgttatatatttttcatattctgattttccttttaaaaacgTTTTATATATATTTCTTACAAATTAAGGTAACAATTTGCTTTCTTTATCTGTTAGTTATGAGAAGCATATCAAGTTTTCGACGTGTTCAGATGGTTGAATAAATTGTTTGACTATGAATCATATTGAAATGTGGAAAATCGTGACTAGATACAATTTGCCTCTTTTTAAATGTAGTATATAGTAGTCCAATCAAACCCTGGtcaattttcttaaattttgttGTCATTTATGTTATCCACCGAGTTTAATTAGCAAAGTAATAAAACCCTATTAATAGATATATATTGTGACAGTTTTGATTATGCGTCTCTTTCAAATTGTGGCGATTTACAACTTTTTAAATCATTAATTAATATGTTAATTCCTATAATTTTACTATATTTgtaattagattcttatatatttttttaattagattcttatactatttttaattttataattagattttttttatgtcaaaaatattaatattaatagaatattttttttaaaaaaatatgtgataaaaaatctaattagatTCTTAATTACAGATACTTTCAATTTATAGAGAAATATTCaataaattttaacattttttacactacaaaatatctaattataaaactaaaaaagcAGTGtaggaactcaattaaaaagaaaaaaattattgagACCTaactaaaaatttagtaaaaccataaaaactataaaaataactaaacctaaaattta contains:
- the LOC112734776 gene encoding uncharacterized protein, whose amino-acid sequence is MSHRLVKKVLNQQLHLPQQEEIHLKPQEDDEDEEDEQNDDHSANRSSINPFDLLNDQDSDPAEEQDQGDELKSTNETVVRYDNKEESSSKKDTSSKSKKKKKKKNKDSSVANKGGSEKELDLILENLSLDVNSSSEQNVSTRAKAVNAKEQNKSVKQNAISVLQVDPKYLNAENELKRIFGSKVVKSFESSSSSNIQASSSRQMRGVRRGHYNLRKTVLVTPAGHWPRWDGSFSMEFLETKNGYNYFKYVHSSSYSQAQGAFEASKAINDLNALASVLLYHPYHLDSLLTMAEYFKVVGEQQMSADAIAKCLYALECAWHPMFTPLQGNCQLKFGHDTNKPMFTALFTHMKNLDRRGCHRSALEVCKLLLSLDSDDPMGAIFCIDYFALRAEEYAWLEKFSEDYKSDNSIWLFPNISFSLAICRFYLEREAASNDASVGSEKSSSSDLMKQALMLHPSVIKKLVAKVPLKDRIWTDILKHAFFRSDQTGIQSQDHLINIYVERNYLIWRLPDLQKLLSDAALQVVKTIENNQSEVKDWACVRKEAFSSEKNEYGHLLVSDFSDSVASIPQENLQHFIGGPRMMREGGPIQDENQFANLQGNGHAPRPVANRNALAVLFESMLPWVTYEDGGPEPEHDGDNQHNDHQGQENQ